A region of the Cydia fagiglandana chromosome 20, ilCydFagi1.1, whole genome shotgun sequence genome:
TCGTCCTTAGCTATAGGCAGTTCTTTAACATAATAAACAGCTGTAAAATTTATAACTTAAAGATTTTAAACTCTGTTTTTTAAGTACACTACATGTTGGTGCTTACATAGTGAATATGTGATTTATTCAAGAAATAGAACTCTTAGATACTATGAGATAATGTAGTTTAAAGTATCTTATGCATAAATGATAGAAaaagtaaaattaggtaatgTTAATAAGTTTAGATGCCTACAGCTTTAATTTTGTCTGTCAATAAAACCATACAAGTCTTGtatgtaattaaaattattataaaaggttatatttagttaaaattataGCTCTTTTTTTATAGAGAAAGTTTTCAATTAAAGTAATCATCaactttaaataattattgtattttCTAGTCATTTACATTATCTCCTCACATGATTTAGGCAATCGGCCAACCTTTACACGCGTCGTGGTATGACGTATCACATGTTATTTAAAGTTATTGTAGATATGTACAATATATACAAAGCACTTTTATCATTAAATTGAAACAAACAATAACAATCAAGAACTATCACATTAGTGCTAAAATTTGGACTAAAAATTGTTTAACAACACTACAATTATATGaaataaattactattgattACGAGAAATAAAACCACGAAAAAAAGTTTTACACGTTAGTAcaatcgacgtcaaaaatatgtttacacgtttagaccttactcctttgtattttgtaataaggtgaaaaaatgtaaacatatctttaacgtcgactgtacatgatGTATAAATGTTAATAAACGCCATTTTATCGAATTTAGTTTCGCAACTAAACTCATAAATGGCCTTGTGTGGAGAGGTACAGGCGGTTGTCACTGATTGTGGCAGTGGGCTTTATTGCTAACGCAAATAGGATCTTATTTCCTGCAGCCCAGTTTTTCTACAACAAGAGCATAtgatttgaaataatttattccaTATTACTTTATAACCCGTATGAACTaaaatttaatacaataatattaaattGTACTATGAAGACTCAGTTTTGTCCTCGGTGCTACTTTGTATAGTTTCTATTTTGCGCGTCCTGTCCACATCATAATCTGACTGCCCGCGGAGCACCAGTGCGAAGAAGAGCCCTGTGAGTGCAAACAGAATATAAATAGTCGCCTCTTGACGGTTGGAATGCACTGCATCCATTTGCTTCTCCCGTTTCTTCCTCAACATTTCTTTATCATATTGTGATTTTTTGAACACATCTCCATAATGGTTTTTTGACCTGAAATAAAATCATTTGGATCCTTAATAATCTATAAGTAAATAATCTTTACTTCTGATCTGAAAGAAAGGCACATACTTACCAGGCATCAAAGTCGTAAATTGGTACTTTCCCATCCATAGTAGGAGTGACGTGTCTTGAAGCTCTGGACTTGTAGAACTTTAGGGTAGGGTCTGTTGGTTCAGGCTCAGGGCGGTAGTCTGTGTGACTGTGGGGACTCTCTCGTGTCAATAAACCTGAGAAAAGAAGGAtaacttaaataatagttaataATTAAGACAAATTAGCTAAGCTCTTGATGAAACACTCCACAATGCACTATATTCAGTGACAGACAGAAAGAAGTGGCGGCAGATTGTCAAAGAGAAGCTGTTCTCTAGAAGTGGCCTCAACCCTGTGACAAGGAAACCGATGCAAGAAGGTAAGAAAACAATAGCAAAAATTTGAGGTTATTGTATAGGTATTATTGAGACCCAGTATCCTTAGCTACAGCATTTAACAATGTAAGTAACATGGTGGTGCAACTCTGTAGAAAGTGACTAGTCAGCAAGTGATAAAACATAGCTCTGATTgcttacaacaaaataaaaatatcataaaCCCGGTAAGTCAGcagtagaagttgctaagcgggtgtggtgtccaaaattaccttgacactcttattctttttacaataaagtTGCataaagatcattttgaacacctcacctgcttagcaacttctgctgcttcTGTAGCTGACTGTACTATACATGGTGGAACTTGGTCTTTCTGATACATACCCTTGTCATACATTTTCTTCAATTTTACATTTCCTAATACTTCATATGCCTCTGATATTGCTCGAAATTTCTTAGCTGATGCATCATCCTGAATTCatgataataatttaaattaaaagaaaagaattaGCTTAAATCAATCAATAGGTAAGTTtacttttgttttaatttagacTGAAATCATTTATCACATGCCTCAAgtttaaaatatgaaaattatgaAACATTAATAGGGATATTTAAAGAATTTTGACTAAActtaaaatgttgaagatatgGCCTTCACGGACTTACGCTTGATCTGTCTGGGtgatatattaaaatgttgaagatatgGCCTTCATGAACTTACGCTTGATCTGTCTGGGTGATATAATTTTGACAATTTGTAATATGCTGACTTTATATCATTCTGTGTAGACCTTGGTGTGACTCCTAGGACTTCATAATGGTTAGCATAAGCCACGGACGAGTTGTGCAACATTCTCACGACGTTTTTGACTAATCTTGTGTTATTTTGTCTAAGCATCTGTAAAAACATGATAATCCAAACATAATATTAGAACTttatactagaaaatattttataaatatattataacaaCATCAAAAAGAACACTAGTTACAATTTAGAAATTCCTGGGAGACTATGAggagtttgtttttattttggaaTTGGATAAgaagtcataattttatttttgcagCCGATTATCTGTCTAATTTTGACAACTATCGTTTTTCGTTACGTAAAAGTGGATTTTTCCATgtaaaatacatttttcattTCTGAACGACACTAACGAAACGCGGTCTGATTTGCGATAAATTTAACCGCACCGAACTGCCCGCGTTGACACGGACGGTCGTATCGTGCAAATTATCGGTGTAAACAAAGCTTTACtgctataaaaaaatacagatttGTCATGTCACACGGTGGGCTGAAAATCGGCCTCCATAGAAATAGAAACCGAAgtcttaaatttgaacttttttttattggaatagcttttgttaggttttattatgtcccaaaattaatcttagctaatttggttggaaaaataattaattataattttttttcaaaatctttgtATGGCGCGTATCAGAAAAATCGAGTTTTCTccgaaaataaaaagttaaccgTAATATCCTGACAGATGATTTTAAAACCACTTGTTCTTGATTTTTCAACATAATTAGAATTTTCCTACGGGGTGcactttttttaaaaaaaatcgatatatattttttatttttattattttatttttttattttaatacggtTATACTCGTTATTTTGACTACAAAAAATGAATTTGAGTTTGATCGAACCAATAACTTACGCGTAGTGAAGTTTTGTTCTAAGCAAATGTATGGAGCGTACGAGTATAacggatttttttcaaaaattaaaggTATACCGTAACATCCTTGCAGACGATTTAagtaccaattattaatgatattttgaCATAACGCGAACTTTTCTACCGTATGcacttatttaacaaaaaataaaaaacttattttttcatgctgaaatagctttttctcattgttttaatcaaataaataataaacatacaagagttacaagtagaaaattgaaaataaaaccattacatcctttacattattacccttgtatcctctttattacattctctttgtacttaatgaaacaatatttaacaaatttgacATATTGACAACTGATGAGTCTAAAATTAATGATCGTTAATAAGGTCCGGTTACAATCATTAGTAGATACTACgaatttacttaattaaataaatatcagtaacattatcaataattggtttacataaaaacagaaataagtatatgtaatgcTATCCTAATTAAAAGTATTCTAATGCTAATATTGGAATCCTGAAAGTTTAGTTTTCCTGGTCGCTTACTTCCGAATCCGTGTCCATTTCAGAATCAGGGTACACATTTGAGGTATCTGTCACTTCTTCTTCTTGAGGTTCCAGACAAATGAATAATTCTAAAGTTTCAGGGAAGAAAGCCTGTTTCTTTTTTCCACTTATTGTTGGCCTCATTGAAGAAAGGACAGGATCGGAAGACAAAAGTAACATATTAAAAACATCCCTGTTCGAATCTTGTctcgtttttttttgtgagtgaTGCTCTCTGAACATTCTGAAGTCTTTGTTGCGTGCCTCGGATGCTTCTTCAGAGAGATGACCAATCGGTA
Encoded here:
- the LOC134674684 gene encoding dnaJ homolog subfamily C member 30, mitochondrial-like, giving the protein MLRQNNTRLVKNVVRMLHNSSVAYANHYEVLGVTPRSTQNDIKSAYYKLSKLYHPDRSSDDASAKKFRAISEAYEVLGNVKLKKMYDKGLLTRESPHSHTDYRPEPEPTDPTLKFYKSRASRHVTPTMDGKVPIYDFDAWSKNHYGDVFKKSQYDKEMLRKKREKQMDAVHSNRQEATIYILFALTGLFFALVLRGQSDYDVDRTRKIETIQSSTEDKTESS